A part of Candidatus Electrothrix aestuarii genomic DNA contains:
- a CDS encoding TIGR00266 family protein yields the protein MYNWYVAVNGQTVGPFSHEQMLAGLRSGQYNQATMVWREGFSDWLPVEQVKELANPGAAASSTPPPMSGRVAHEIDYEIFGHEMQFVEIELDPQESVVAEAGSMMYMSDFIKMDTVFGDGSASSQQGGFFDKMLGAGKRLITGEGLFITMFTFQGQGKGKVAFASPYPGKIIPLDLNRYGNRIICQKDAFLCAAKGVAIGIAFQKKIGTALFGGEGFIMQQLDGDGICFVHAGGTIVERQLQAGETLRVDTGCLVALTQTVDYDIEYVGNVKSAVFGGEGFFFATLRGPGHVWLQSLPFSRLAGKIWAAAPQAGGKSVGEGSVLGNISTLFEQ from the coding sequence ATGTATAACTGGTATGTAGCTGTTAATGGGCAGACTGTAGGGCCTTTTTCCCATGAACAAATGCTCGCCGGGCTGCGGTCCGGCCAATACAATCAGGCCACTATGGTCTGGCGAGAAGGCTTCAGTGACTGGCTGCCCGTGGAGCAGGTCAAGGAGCTGGCCAATCCTGGCGCTGCTGCGAGCAGTACTCCTCCTCCCATGTCAGGACGGGTTGCGCACGAGATTGATTACGAAATCTTCGGCCACGAGATGCAGTTTGTCGAGATTGAGCTTGATCCCCAGGAAAGTGTGGTTGCAGAAGCAGGTAGCATGATGTACATGAGCGATTTTATTAAAATGGACACCGTGTTTGGTGACGGTTCTGCCTCGTCGCAGCAGGGAGGTTTCTTTGACAAGATGCTCGGAGCAGGTAAACGACTGATCACCGGCGAAGGCCTCTTCATTACCATGTTTACCTTTCAGGGCCAGGGAAAGGGCAAGGTCGCCTTTGCCTCCCCCTATCCCGGTAAAATCATCCCCCTGGATCTGAACCGCTACGGCAACCGAATTATCTGTCAGAAGGATGCCTTTCTCTGTGCGGCCAAGGGGGTGGCCATAGGGATCGCCTTTCAGAAAAAAATCGGCACCGCCCTGTTCGGTGGTGAAGGATTCATCATGCAGCAGCTGGACGGTGACGGCATCTGCTTTGTCCATGCAGGTGGCACCATCGTCGAACGGCAGCTCCAGGCCGGAGAGACCCTGCGGGTGGATACGGGCTGTCTGGTCGCCCTGACCCAGACTGTGGATTATGATATTGAATATGTGGGCAATGTGAAATCAGCGGTCTTCGGCGGTGAAGGATTCTTCTTTGCCACCCTGCGCGGACCGGGTCATGTCTGGTTGCAGTCCCTGCCCTTTTCCCGCCTGGCCGGGAAGATCTGGGCAGCGGCTCCCCAGGCCGGAGGAAAAAGCGTGGGTGAGGGGTCAGTACTTGGAAATATCTCTACCCTGTTTGAGCAGTAA
- a CDS encoding FAD-linked oxidase C-terminal domain-containing protein, which yields MEKKIIKKIQQAIGKANLLTSLEERSCYSYDASGRNFMPDAVALPETTEQVAVLLRLANEYRFPVIPRGAGSGTTGGALPVQGGLVVGFSRMKRIVEIDPENMIAVVEPGVVTGELQTAVKKHGLMYPPDPASLKFCSIGGNAGECAGGPSAVKYGVTRDYIIGLEVVLPTGEIMRTGVRTEKGVVGYDLTRLFIGSEGTLALFTKLILRLLPLAEAKATFLLSFSSLAQATGLVAKILTAGLMPCTLEYMDQTAVQVVRDRLTHPLPEETKALLLVEFDGDADEVGKEGARFVDFVQEQNNTDRMSDCMLMLRQAQNEAETQELWLARRSIAPACLSLRPHKIAEDVVVPRSRIPDLVQLTEQLAEELRLIILTFGHAGDGNIHVNIMVDKQNEQEYSNGLKAKERLFERVLAIGGTLSGEHGVGITKSPFLAQELDETALSVMRKLKGLFDPHNILNPGKIFPV from the coding sequence ATGGAGAAAAAAATCATAAAAAAAATACAGCAGGCCATTGGGAAAGCTAATCTGCTGACAAGCCTTGAGGAACGCTCCTGCTATAGTTACGATGCTTCTGGGCGCAATTTTATGCCGGATGCAGTAGCCTTGCCCGAAACCACAGAACAGGTTGCAGTCCTGCTTCGCCTTGCCAACGAGTATCGTTTCCCAGTGATTCCACGTGGTGCAGGCAGTGGCACCACCGGCGGGGCATTGCCGGTTCAGGGCGGTCTGGTCGTCGGCTTTAGCCGGATGAAGCGGATCGTGGAGATTGACCCAGAGAACATGATCGCCGTGGTGGAGCCTGGGGTTGTGACTGGCGAGTTGCAGACGGCTGTGAAAAAACATGGTTTGATGTATCCCCCTGATCCGGCCAGTCTGAAATTTTGTTCCATCGGCGGTAATGCCGGAGAATGCGCTGGTGGTCCCAGCGCGGTGAAGTACGGGGTAACCCGAGATTATATTATAGGGCTAGAGGTGGTGCTGCCCACCGGAGAGATCATGCGGACCGGGGTGCGTACGGAAAAAGGGGTGGTGGGCTATGATTTGACTCGCCTGTTCATCGGTTCGGAAGGAACCCTGGCCCTTTTTACCAAGTTGATTCTCCGCCTCCTCCCCCTTGCTGAGGCCAAGGCGACCTTTCTTCTTAGTTTTTCTTCCTTAGCCCAGGCAACAGGTCTGGTTGCCAAAATTCTTACTGCCGGGCTCATGCCCTGTACCTTGGAATACATGGATCAGACTGCGGTGCAGGTGGTGCGGGACCGTTTAACCCACCCTTTACCGGAGGAAACCAAGGCCCTCTTGCTGGTGGAGTTTGATGGTGATGCTGATGAGGTTGGAAAAGAGGGTGCTCGTTTTGTCGATTTTGTACAGGAACAGAACAATACGGACCGTATGTCGGACTGTATGTTGATGTTGCGCCAAGCACAGAACGAGGCGGAAACCCAGGAGCTCTGGCTCGCCCGACGTTCTATTGCTCCAGCCTGTTTGAGCCTACGACCCCATAAGATTGCCGAGGATGTGGTTGTTCCTCGTTCGCGTATCCCGGATTTAGTGCAGCTGACAGAACAGTTGGCCGAGGAATTGCGTCTCATTATCTTGACCTTTGGTCATGCCGGGGATGGGAACATCCATGTAAATATCATGGTGGATAAGCAGAACGAGCAGGAATACAGTAATGGGCTCAAGGCTAAGGAACGGCTTTTTGAGCGGGTGCTTGCCATAGGGGGAACCCTCTCTGGTGAGCATGGAGTGGGGATAACCAAGTCGCCTTTTCTAGCGCAGGAACTTGATGAAACGGCGCTTTCTGTGATGCGAAAATTAAAGGGGCTTTTTGATCCCCATAATATTTTGAATCCGGGGAAGATTTTCCCTGTCTGA
- a CDS encoding ATP-binding protein, producing the protein MLLVSAATEAKTSGRPVSRTAALHPHVLSCNGLLLNARPLVQEGEVIGAVAMIRSLDALFQELWVAEKTVFAYLLVNVLVLGAIGFFRMAGLIIRPVDHLVALADQYTDYDPFRFVPQDSGTEFGRLSNSLNSMLTRIEEDRQTLQHTVQALELANQTLKKQQQEMVRAEKLASVGRMAAGLAHEIGNPLSVVQGYLEMLQNASGQSETHKDFLRRSGQEVQRIDRLIRQLLDFSRTNKGSPKIFSLHELLCSVLEMVKVQTVFRDIALETDFAAERDQVFADAEQLRQVFVNCLLNSADAIQAKKRDNDKHEGRVVVRTTLQCPVFSEQKMGSVIQLVVRICDNGTGITEEKLPLIFDPFFTSKEPGKGTGLGLSVSRSLVDTAGGTMELTSEIGQGSCMLIALPLAPGNGGDRAA; encoded by the coding sequence GTGTTGCTCGTTAGTGCGGCTACTGAGGCCAAAACGAGTGGACGGCCAGTAAGCCGGACCGCAGCCTTACATCCTCATGTCTTGTCGTGTAATGGCTTGCTGCTGAATGCCCGTCCTCTTGTTCAGGAGGGAGAGGTCATAGGTGCCGTTGCTATGATCCGCTCCCTTGATGCTCTTTTTCAGGAGCTGTGGGTCGCTGAGAAAACGGTTTTTGCCTATCTTCTGGTGAATGTTCTGGTTCTGGGGGCTATCGGTTTTTTTAGGATGGCAGGTCTGATCATTCGACCTGTTGATCATTTGGTTGCCCTTGCTGACCAGTATACAGATTATGACCCCTTCCGTTTTGTGCCCCAAGATTCCGGGACAGAGTTTGGCCGGCTATCCAATAGTCTGAACAGTATGCTGACCAGGATAGAGGAAGACCGACAGACTTTGCAGCATACTGTTCAAGCCTTAGAATTGGCTAATCAGACCCTGAAAAAGCAGCAACAGGAGATGGTTCGGGCTGAGAAGCTGGCCTCAGTAGGAAGAATGGCAGCAGGTCTGGCCCATGAAATCGGCAATCCCCTCAGTGTGGTTCAGGGATATTTGGAAATGTTACAGAATGCTTCGGGACAAAGTGAGACACATAAGGATTTTCTCCGTCGCTCCGGGCAGGAAGTACAGCGCATCGACAGGCTGATTCGGCAATTACTGGATTTTTCCAGAACCAATAAGGGAAGTCCTAAGATTTTTTCTCTGCATGAGTTGCTCTGTTCGGTCCTGGAGATGGTCAAAGTGCAGACAGTGTTTCGGGATATTGCTCTGGAAACCGATTTTGCTGCCGAGCGTGATCAGGTATTTGCCGATGCAGAACAGTTGCGCCAGGTTTTCGTTAACTGTCTGTTGAATAGCGCCGATGCTATCCAGGCAAAGAAGAGGGACAACGACAAGCATGAGGGAAGGGTAGTTGTGAGGACTACCTTGCAATGCCCTGTTTTTTCTGAGCAGAAAATGGGATCTGTTATCCAGCTCGTTGTTCGTATTTGCGATAATGGAACAGGAATCACTGAGGAGAAGTTACCTCTTATTTTTGATCCGTTTTTTACCTCCAAAGAACCCGGAAAGGGCACTGGGCTCGGCCTGTCAGTTTCACGTTCCCTCGTTGATACCGCCGGGGGAACGATGGAGTTAACCAGCGAAATCGGCCAAGGAAGTTGTATGCTGATTGCATTGCCTCTTGCTCCTGGTAATGGAGGAGACCGAGCAGCCTGA
- a CDS encoding sigma-54 dependent transcriptional regulator — protein MDDSPDQVLKRVLVVDDEENMCHMLSVLLTGEGYQVESAANGKEAIVCLERRSFDFVLCDIRMPEMDGLAFLGAIENLDHGATVIMMSAFGSVDTALEAMKQGAYDFISKPFKVDEVILVLKKAEERERLRRENILLKRKIVELERGAGFGAMIGKSPAMQEVFTLAQKVAEHPTTVLITGESGTGKELVAAGIHTKSGRANKPFIAVNCGSIPENLLESEFFGYKRGAFTGADRDKKGLFEEANKGTLFLDEIGELPPSMQVKLLRVLQEQEIRPVGSAQRKKIDVRILAATARDMSEEVQQGRFREDLFYRINVINIQVPPLRRRSGDIPLLCDYFIKKFKRSLNRSDIEGLSNTALQQLLAYSWPGNVRELENVLERAVILAEGQYIESENFPGNIRESRGVSAHDFLAGVISIKEGKRRVEERLIRHALELTQGNKSQAAQLLEISYPSLLSKIKEYEVVVNQENEVL, from the coding sequence ATGGATGATTCACCTGATCAAGTTTTAAAGCGTGTCCTTGTTGTTGATGATGAGGAAAATATGTGCCATATGCTCTCTGTCTTGCTGACTGGCGAGGGGTACCAGGTGGAGAGTGCAGCAAATGGTAAGGAGGCGATTGTTTGCTTAGAAAGGAGGTCCTTTGATTTCGTTCTTTGTGATATCAGAATGCCGGAGATGGATGGACTTGCCTTTCTCGGGGCGATAGAAAATCTTGATCATGGTGCAACTGTCATCATGATGTCTGCCTTTGGCTCGGTGGATACAGCTCTTGAGGCAATGAAGCAAGGTGCCTACGATTTTATCTCCAAACCCTTCAAGGTCGATGAAGTGATTTTGGTCTTGAAAAAGGCTGAAGAACGGGAACGGCTCCGCCGGGAAAATATCCTCCTGAAAAGGAAAATTGTTGAGCTGGAGAGAGGCGCTGGTTTTGGAGCAATGATAGGGAAAAGTCCTGCCATGCAGGAGGTTTTCACTCTGGCACAAAAAGTTGCTGAGCACCCGACCACTGTTTTGATTACAGGGGAATCCGGGACTGGTAAAGAATTGGTTGCCGCTGGTATTCATACGAAAAGCGGAAGGGCGAATAAACCATTTATTGCAGTGAATTGCGGGAGTATACCGGAGAATCTTCTGGAAAGTGAGTTCTTTGGGTATAAGCGGGGAGCCTTTACCGGGGCAGATCGGGATAAAAAAGGGCTTTTTGAAGAGGCGAACAAAGGAACCCTTTTTCTTGATGAGATAGGCGAGCTTCCTCCATCTATGCAGGTTAAGCTGTTACGAGTTTTGCAAGAGCAGGAAATACGACCTGTAGGATCTGCGCAGAGAAAAAAAATAGATGTACGTATTCTTGCCGCTACAGCCAGAGATATGAGCGAGGAGGTTCAGCAGGGACGTTTTCGGGAAGATTTATTTTATCGGATCAACGTGATCAATATACAGGTTCCCCCGCTCCGTAGACGAAGTGGAGATATCCCACTTCTCTGTGATTATTTTATTAAGAAATTCAAGCGTAGTTTGAATCGCTCTGATATTGAAGGGCTCAGTAATACTGCTTTGCAGCAGCTTCTTGCCTACTCCTGGCCTGGTAATGTGCGTGAGTTGGAAAATGTTTTGGAGCGCGCGGTAATTTTGGCAGAGGGGCAGTATATAGAATCGGAAAATTTCCCTGGAAATATTCGGGAAAGTCGTGGGGTATCGGCTCATGATTTTTTAGCAGGAGTGATCTCGATAAAAGAGGGAAAAAGAAGGGTGGAGGAGCGGCTTATTCGCCATGCCCTTGAGTTGACTCAAGGAAATAAAAGCCAGGCAGCTCAGCTCCTTGAAATCAGTTATCCCTCACTCTTGAGTAAAATTAAGGAGTATGAAGTGGTGGTTAATCAGGAGAATGAGGTATTGTGA
- a CDS encoding GspH/FimT family pseudopilin, whose amino-acid sequence MIRKNKKQNEQGFTFAELMIVIAIFGILSAMAVPSFLRSLPERRLTNATRNLYSDFQKARLLAVRNNRNVVVSFDPDAGTYKYTNIGFDEEAGEKVSYDTVGTLSEYGAVRYGCEATGTDWNNVSIIGVNTTLTNDQVRFTPDGLAQEEDNAGTFVMVPGVNIPSVGYTGEEYVLLQSDNDKTVCFAVTVSSFGSVKIRTYSDGLWR is encoded by the coding sequence ATGATAAGAAAGAATAAGAAACAAAATGAGCAAGGTTTTACCTTTGCTGAACTAATGATAGTTATTGCCATTTTCGGTATATTGAGTGCTATGGCGGTTCCAAGTTTTTTGCGGAGTTTGCCTGAAAGGCGTCTGACAAATGCAACAAGAAATCTTTATTCGGACTTTCAAAAGGCGAGACTGCTGGCTGTTAGGAATAATAGGAATGTTGTTGTCAGCTTTGATCCTGATGCTGGTACATACAAGTATACTAATATTGGTTTTGACGAAGAGGCGGGGGAAAAGGTAAGTTATGATACTGTAGGTACTTTATCAGAGTACGGGGCAGTTCGTTATGGTTGTGAGGCTACGGGTACTGACTGGAATAATGTTTCCATTATAGGGGTGAACACCACGTTGACCAATGATCAAGTTCGCTTTACCCCTGACGGACTGGCCCAGGAGGAGGATAATGCGGGTACTTTCGTGATGGTTCCTGGTGTTAATATTCCTAGTGTTGGCTATACTGGTGAAGAGTACGTTCTTCTTCAAAGTGATAACGATAAGACTGTTTGCTTTGCCGTGACAGTGTCCAGTTTCGGATCGGTTAAGATAAGGACATACAGTGATGGTTTGTGGAGGTGA
- a CDS encoding GspH/FimT family pseudopilin — protein MKQAGFREEQKDGFSLVELMLVMALFGILSALSISGFLRSAPERHLRNAARNLYADLQRARLLAVNKNKKISVRFNEAGNAYYIDEDAEGEEGYKVCNASELKRSLADYGGVEYGKGAAVKNWNNTDINRVVPNHNVISFKATGTASSASVYLQHVNRDAVTYAVTTTNFGAVKVRSFNGSTWE, from the coding sequence ATGAAGCAGGCTGGTTTCCGGGAGGAGCAAAAAGATGGTTTCTCCCTGGTCGAACTGATGTTGGTGATGGCTCTTTTTGGAATTTTGTCGGCACTAAGTATTTCTGGATTTTTGAGAAGCGCACCGGAAAGGCATCTGCGCAATGCAGCGAGAAATTTATATGCGGATTTGCAGCGGGCGCGTTTATTAGCAGTAAATAAAAATAAGAAGATATCAGTACGATTCAATGAAGCAGGGAACGCTTATTATATTGATGAAGATGCGGAAGGGGAAGAGGGATATAAGGTGTGTAACGCTAGTGAATTAAAAAGGAGTCTTGCGGACTACGGTGGGGTTGAGTACGGTAAAGGAGCAGCTGTGAAGAATTGGAATAATACCGATATTAACCGAGTGGTTCCGAACCATAATGTCATCAGTTTTAAAGCAACTGGAACAGCAAGCTCTGCAAGTGTTTATTTGCAACATGTGAATCGCGATGCTGTAACCTACGCGGTTACGACAACGAATTTCGGGGCTGTGAAGGTAAGGTCATTCAATGGCTCTACCTGGGAGTAA
- a CDS encoding prepilin-type N-terminal cleavage/methylation domain-containing protein translates to MEKIRNKERGFTFIEMMVSMVIASFVFAGIYGVYTIQQRSYTVQEQVSEMQQRLRAAAQFMTNEMRMAGYNPPDDYPDPNSYDPNGVCNDAEVETMKADELTFSFCRLTADSQDPPVYTSELIKTTYSYDAAEDKLYVQHGDSASTKRALAEGIEAIEFLYLDADGSVVTDTAKVRQIKISILARSTFPDAKHTDTIVYEPASVRDGLSTSVWDLNGADVSGTANPPSAAGCDDPYDPCHYHRRLLVTTVKLRNMGLE, encoded by the coding sequence ATGGAAAAAATACGGAATAAAGAAAGAGGTTTTACTTTTATTGAGATGATGGTCTCGATGGTCATCGCCAGTTTTGTTTTTGCTGGAATCTACGGTGTGTACACGATTCAGCAGAGAAGTTATACAGTTCAAGAACAGGTGAGCGAGATGCAGCAACGTCTTAGGGCTGCTGCTCAATTTATGACGAATGAAATGAGAATGGCTGGTTATAACCCACCGGATGACTATCCTGATCCTAATTCATATGATCCCAATGGTGTCTGTAATGATGCAGAAGTAGAGACTATGAAGGCTGATGAGCTTACGTTTTCTTTTTGTCGGCTTACAGCTGATAGTCAGGATCCTCCAGTTTATACCTCTGAGCTGATAAAAACAACGTATTCATATGATGCTGCTGAAGACAAGCTTTATGTCCAGCACGGTGACAGTGCGAGCACGAAAAGAGCATTGGCAGAAGGAATAGAGGCGATTGAATTTTTGTATTTGGATGCAGATGGAAGTGTAGTTACTGATACGGCTAAAGTTCGTCAGATTAAAATTTCCATTTTGGCTCGCTCTACTTTTCCTGATGCAAAGCACACCGATACAATCGTGTATGAACCGGCATCAGTACGGGATGGGTTGTCAACCAGTGTCTGGGATCTTAACGGAGCAGATGTTAGTGGAACCGCTAATCCGCCGTCTGCAGCTGGGTGCGATGATCCCTATGATCCTTGCCATTATCACCGACGCCTTCTGGTTACCACCGTTAAACTGCGCAATATGGGGTTGGAATGA
- a CDS encoding prepilin-type N-terminal cleavage/methylation domain-containing protein yields the protein MMRYITREQDGFTLIETMVAMVIFTIGILALFGMQTAAIKENLAANNITTGATLASDRVEQLIALNYDDTEISEGGAGISQYASCDDLSSDNWWRTLSATQRVKEDFLGETANHPDYFVYWAVSKGCTLVKEGGIGLDDDSPYRPKHLHITVTRDNGSGDEEVTAAFSYIKQNPNY from the coding sequence ATGATGAGGTATATTACAAGAGAACAAGATGGATTCACCCTGATTGAAACAATGGTTGCAATGGTGATTTTTACGATTGGTATTCTGGCTCTGTTCGGTATGCAGACTGCGGCGATCAAGGAGAACTTAGCAGCCAATAATATTACGACCGGAGCGACACTTGCTTCCGACCGAGTTGAACAACTCATTGCCCTTAATTACGATGATACTGAAATTTCTGAGGGGGGAGCTGGAATAAGTCAATATGCATCCTGTGATGATTTATCCTCAGATAATTGGTGGCGAACTCTTTCCGCAACACAGAGAGTCAAAGAAGATTTTTTAGGAGAAACTGCCAATCATCCTGATTATTTCGTGTACTGGGCTGTTTCGAAGGGCTGTACTTTGGTGAAAGAGGGAGGTATAGGGCTTGATGATGACTCCCCATACCGACCTAAACATCTCCATATTACAGTGACGAGAGATAACGGAAGCGGTGATGAAGAAGTGACAGCAGCATTTTCATATATCAAACAAAATCCAAATTATTAA
- a CDS encoding PilX N-terminal domain-containing pilus assembly protein gives MKKEKKENEEGFVLVAALLILLVLTVMGISVNRNTSTEVKIALNDRVHKETFYAADAATELATEVLVQSIACFGFDQLSTEEEKDDVEAGVRIPGAAGHDLYIEENALGFWRNYNTEGVPIPSDDEDGDGIPDRQMVYPAVFKEVGSNKVFDREKTNAQPHANISIGGNTKWVGGEATQQSDGYRGKGKGLGAGGVSLVYDINVQQIGQDGSESTVCVQYRHRPGTEGECSY, from the coding sequence ATGAAGAAAGAAAAAAAGGAAAACGAGGAAGGGTTTGTTCTTGTTGCAGCGCTACTTATTCTGCTGGTTCTGACCGTAATGGGTATTTCTGTCAATAGAAATACAAGCACTGAGGTGAAGATTGCCTTGAATGATCGAGTGCATAAGGAAACATTTTATGCGGCCGATGCAGCTACTGAGTTGGCTACTGAGGTTCTGGTTCAGAGTATCGCCTGCTTCGGTTTTGATCAGCTAAGTACGGAGGAGGAAAAGGATGATGTGGAAGCAGGGGTGAGGATTCCAGGGGCTGCTGGGCATGATCTTTATATTGAGGAAAATGCGTTGGGGTTTTGGCGGAATTACAACACGGAAGGAGTGCCTATTCCCAGTGATGATGAGGACGGAGACGGTATTCCTGATCGTCAGATGGTTTATCCGGCTGTGTTTAAAGAAGTCGGCAGTAACAAGGTATTCGACAGGGAGAAAACCAATGCCCAGCCTCATGCAAATATCTCTATAGGTGGCAATACGAAATGGGTAGGTGGTGAGGCCACACAACAGTCTGACGGCTACCGGGGCAAGGGAAAAGGGCTCGGAGCTGGCGGAGTTTCTCTTGTTTATGATATTAATGTGCAGCAGATAGGGCAGGACGGCAGTGAGTCTACGGTATGTGTTCAATATAGGCATCGGCCTGGCACTGAAGGCGAATGTAGCTATTAG
- the sat gene encoding sulfate adenylyltransferase, producing the protein MSQLVAPHGGKGLVCALLHGNELVAEKEKAEGLKKVQVSARAKGDLIMMGIGGFSPLDGFMTKADWKGVCENFQLSDGTFWPVPITLDISKEDADSIELGEEIALEADGEIMATMKVSEKYEMTEADKKWECEKVFKGEGEESADDKFWAIAPEDHPGVIMVMNQKAVNIAGPVKVLSQGSYPDEYQGVYLTPAETRAMFEERGWSKVAALQLRNPMHRSHEYLAKIAIEVCDGVLIHSLIGNLKPGDIPADTRVKAIEILIDNYFVKDNVINAGYPLDMRYAGPREGLLHATFRQNYGISDMLIGRDHAGVGDFYGLFEAQEIFDRVPKTGEAGKDLLCQPMKIDWTFYCHKCDGMASLRTCNHTKDDRVILSGTKLRKALSDGAEIVDHFGRDEVLDHLKKYYGSLTEKVEVKMQGAASGAAM; encoded by the coding sequence ATGTCTCAATTAGTAGCCCCTCACGGCGGAAAAGGTCTTGTTTGTGCTCTGTTGCACGGTAATGAGCTGGTTGCAGAGAAAGAGAAGGCTGAAGGCCTGAAAAAAGTTCAGGTTAGTGCTCGTGCTAAAGGTGACCTGATCATGATGGGTATCGGTGGGTTCTCTCCGCTGGACGGATTCATGACCAAGGCTGACTGGAAAGGCGTATGTGAGAACTTTCAGCTGAGCGACGGAACTTTCTGGCCTGTACCCATCACCCTGGATATCTCCAAGGAAGATGCTGATTCCATTGAGCTGGGCGAAGAGATTGCCTTGGAAGCTGACGGCGAAATCATGGCTACCATGAAGGTCTCAGAGAAGTACGAAATGACCGAAGCCGATAAGAAATGGGAGTGCGAGAAGGTCTTCAAGGGCGAAGGTGAAGAGTCTGCTGATGATAAATTTTGGGCCATTGCACCGGAAGATCATCCTGGCGTTATCATGGTTATGAACCAGAAGGCGGTCAACATTGCTGGACCTGTTAAAGTCCTCTCTCAGGGAAGCTACCCGGATGAGTACCAGGGCGTTTACCTGACTCCTGCTGAAACCCGTGCTATGTTTGAGGAGCGTGGCTGGTCTAAAGTTGCTGCTCTGCAGTTGCGTAACCCCATGCATCGTTCACATGAGTATCTGGCAAAGATCGCTATCGAGGTTTGCGATGGTGTTCTGATTCACTCTTTGATCGGTAACCTGAAGCCTGGTGATATCCCTGCGGATACTCGTGTAAAGGCTATCGAGATTCTGATTGACAACTACTTTGTAAAAGATAACGTCATCAATGCTGGTTATCCGCTGGATATGCGTTATGCTGGTCCGCGCGAAGGACTGCTGCATGCTACCTTCCGTCAGAACTACGGCATCAGCGATATGCTGATCGGCCGTGACCATGCTGGTGTAGGTGACTTCTACGGTCTGTTCGAAGCTCAGGAGATCTTTGATCGCGTACCCAAGACAGGTGAGGCAGGTAAGGATCTGCTTTGTCAGCCTATGAAGATTGACTGGACCTTCTACTGCCACAAATGTGATGGTATGGCCTCTCTCCGTACCTGTAACCACACCAAAGATGACCGTGTTATCCTGTCCGGTACCAAACTTCGTAAGGCACTGTCTGACGGAGCTGAGATTGTGGATCACTTTGGTCGTGATGAGGTTCTGGATCACCTCAAGAAGTACTATGGTAGCCTGACCGAGAAAGTTGAGGTCAAGATGCAGGGTGCTGCTTCTGGCGCTGCTATGTAA
- a CDS encoding manganese-dependent inorganic pyrophosphatase, giving the protein MAVYVTGHKNPDTDSVTAAIAYAELLKAGGQDAIASMQGKMNPETEAVLNRFGVAAPEIMTDAAGKTVALVDHSDLAQAPDNLNADSVVAIVDHHKIGDVTTNNPIFCYVKPVGCTGTVLKQLYDAEGVAVEPKVAGLMLSAILSDTVNFKSPTCTEEDKKAVAELKGIASVEDTDELFMEMLKAKSSVAGVPAKDLLNRDYKDFDMKGKKVGCGQLELATLDQVAEIRDDLYKAMEEQKAAGGHHTILLMLTDVVKEGTDLVVLSDDPALVESAFDAKLDGNSMWIPGMMSRKKQTIPNMQKAFGC; this is encoded by the coding sequence ATGGCAGTCTATGTTACAGGCCACAAAAATCCGGATACCGACTCCGTCACCGCTGCTATTGCTTATGCCGAGCTGCTGAAAGCCGGTGGACAAGATGCTATCGCGTCTATGCAGGGAAAAATGAATCCAGAGACGGAAGCTGTTCTCAATCGCTTTGGTGTAGCTGCACCGGAGATTATGACTGATGCTGCTGGTAAGACTGTAGCTCTGGTAGATCACAGTGATTTGGCCCAGGCTCCTGACAACCTCAACGCTGATAGCGTGGTTGCTATCGTTGATCATCATAAGATTGGTGATGTGACCACAAATAACCCGATTTTTTGTTATGTAAAGCCTGTTGGCTGCACCGGTACTGTTTTGAAGCAGTTGTATGATGCCGAGGGTGTTGCTGTTGAGCCTAAGGTTGCTGGCTTGATGCTGTCTGCTATCCTCAGCGATACTGTAAACTTCAAATCCCCGACCTGTACCGAAGAGGATAAAAAAGCTGTAGCTGAGTTGAAGGGGATTGCTTCTGTAGAGGATACTGATGAACTGTTCATGGAGATGCTCAAAGCAAAAAGCTCTGTTGCTGGAGTGCCTGCCAAAGACCTGCTGAACCGCGATTACAAAGATTTTGATATGAAAGGTAAAAAGGTCGGATGTGGTCAGCTTGAGCTTGCTACTTTGGATCAGGTTGCTGAGATTCGTGATGATCTGTACAAGGCTATGGAAGAGCAGAAAGCAGCTGGTGGACATCACACCATTCTTCTTATGCTGACGGATGTAGTGAAAGAAGGGACTGACTTGGTTGTTCTATCTGATGATCCTGCCCTTGTCGAGTCTGCATTTGATGCCAAGCTGGATGGTAATTCTATGTGGATTCCCGGCATGATGAGCCGCAAAAAACAGACAATTCCTAACATGCAGAAAGCATTTGGCTGCTAA